A DNA window from Caretta caretta isolate rCarCar2 chromosome 7, rCarCar1.hap1, whole genome shotgun sequence contains the following coding sequences:
- the WDR6 gene encoding tRNA (34-2'-O)-methyltransferase regulator WDR6 isoform X3 has product MEPRLLRAPVTALRFVGGARLVAGEGPNVVVYSLDAGGGAAGSHWQRVLRNHRIHGIKERRSPSSEAEQRTLAVFGGKGLIVLELCARGKEVSLTELCQLCELHDWIWDLQWLAGSTGTLTHVGLALGHNSVALYDYASHRTLREVHCEEKCILYSAYLVGDSWNELVVVAGTVFNQLVVWRVADGSNEEARIKPQRRVSGHDGVIFSICYLKSKGILASASDDRSIRVWDVGDLQAPRDPVRCLLVCYGHQSRVWSVRLLSDYLISIGEDAACIVWNYNGEVVQSFRGHKGRSIRAVAVHEARGWVATGGADTGVRLWHIRGPEPNGNGLVQLNFSPPHRNGSPKAIKLVDASQLLVMTDAGAIYSYDLASKRWALVMEDANYQSYCLLEVVQLANGIVLCAMGNLTGHVKVFPLCCPTESEEKRLYEGKVHSLSWAACPRGDPSQHVLFASGPGGVLLWLEVSCCSSGRVASVVEKCCYLLPVCRHRWHTSVAFLPEEGLLVCGDRRGSLLLFPCSTALGSAFSICSVPGQGDAADDPVGHGLVCKDSGDKPGLISSQGEGNRPVQGPISLLFGLHGKLGVTSVTCHDGFVYSTGRDGCYRQLRVQDRQLQVLRKLKPCKGLEWIEQLHFTPGGNLLVLGFHASHFVLWSSQTNEKLHCVPCGGGHRSWSYGRWLASEVFAYIKSGDVFVYQSRGGPSRQHLLREPLHGRELTCVRHVGTIRTRGCCPVDILVTSSEDMTANVIAVSESSYSLAPLAAISDHISSVRALAVASGSWQEETATWSALLFSAGGRAEIECYRLLLSCDHDARSGVACQVVHVASHQLDEHWDRMRNKHRVIKMDPETRYMSIAVVAGTDESCLFLAVACSDGSVRIFLMLEPAQKLLLVAESFHHQRCVLKVETFTHRVAGDRSSGGPVPGCPGSQLWREQPPCSADSGRTIPCGQWQ; this is encoded by the exons ATGGAGCCGCGGCTGCTGCGGGCGCCTGTCACGGCCCTGCGGTTCGTGGGGGGAGCCCGGCTCgtggcag GTGAAGGACCCAACGTGGTTGTGTACAGCCTGGATGCTGGCGGCGGAGCTGCGGGGAGCCATTGGCAGAGGGTGCTTCGGAACCATCGTATCCACGGGATCAAGGAGCGGAGGAGTCCCTCCTCAGAAGCTGAGCAGAGGACTCTGGCTGTCTTTGGGGGCAAAGGTCTCATTGTCCTGGAGCTGTGTGCACGAGGGAAGGAAGTGAGTCTAACTGAACTCTGCCAGCTCTGTGAGCTGCACGACTGGATATGGGATCTGCAGTGGTTGGCAGGCAGCACAGGGACCCTCACTCACGTTGGGTTAGCCCTTGGCCATAATTCTGTGGCACTGTATGACTATGCCAGTCACAGGACCCTGCGGGAGGTGCACTGCGAGGAGAAGTGCATCCTCTACTCTGCTTATCTGGTTGGAGACAGCTGGAATGAGCTGGTGGTAGTGGCTGGCACAGTCTTTAACCAGCTTGTGGTCTGGCGCGTGGCTGACGGGAGCAATGAAGAAGCAAGGATAAAACCCCAGAGGAGGGTCAGTGGACACGACGGAGTCATTTTTAGCATCTGCTACTTGAAGAGCAAAGGCATATTGGCCTCAGCCTCGGATGACCGGAGCATTAGGGTGTGGGATGTTGGGGACCTGCAAGCACCTCGTGATCCAGTGCGCTGTCTCCTGGTGTGTTATGGCCACCAGTCAAGGGTGTGGTCTGTCAGGCTGCTGAGTGACTATCTCATCAGCATCGGGGAGGACGCTGCCTGCATTGTGTGGAACTACAATGGAGAGGTTGTTCAGAGCTTCAGAGGGCACAAAGGGCGCAGTATCAGGGCAGTGGCTGTCCATGAGGCACGGGGCTGGGTGGCCACAGGTGGGGCTGACACTGGGGTTAGACTCTGGCACATTAGAGGACCTGAACCCAATGGGAATGGCCTTGTGCAACTAAACTTCAGCCCGCCCCATAGGAATGGATCCCCCAAGGCCATAAAGCTGGTAGACGCAAGCCAGCTCCTCGTGATGACTGATGCGGGGGCCATCTACAGCTACGACTTGGCCTCTAAACGCTGGGCTTTGGTCATGGAGGATGCAAACTATCAGTCCTACTGTCTCCTGGAAGTTGTGCAACTAGCCAACGGCATCGTGCTATGTGCCATGGGCAATCTGACGGGGCATGTCAAAGtctttcccctctgctgccccaCAGAAAGTGAGGAGAAGAGGCTGTATGAGGGGAAGGTCCACAGCCTGAGCTGGGCCGCATGCCCACGTGGGGATCCCAGCCAGCATGTGCTCTTTGCCTCTGGCCCAGGGGGTGTTCTGCTCtggctggaggtctcatgctgctccTCCGGACGAGTGGCTTCCGTGGTGGAGAAATGTTGCTATCTCTTGCCAGTCTGCAGGCACAGGTGGCATACAAGCGTGGCCTTCTTGCCCGAGGAGGGGCTTTTGGTCTGTGGTGACCGCAGGGGCTcgctgctgctgtttccctgcagcactgctctgggaTCTGCCTTTAGCATCTGTTCTGTGCCAGGACAAGGGGATGCTGCTGATGACCCTGTGGGTCATGGTTTGGTCTGTAAAGACTCCGGTGACAAGCCAGGTTTGATTTCTTCCCAGGGGGAAGGAAACCGCCCCGTTCAAGGTCCCATTTCCCTGCTCTTTGGGCTTCATGGGAAGCTGGGTGTGACCTCAGTGACCTGCCATGATGGCTTTGTTTATAGCACGGGCAGGGACGGCTGCTACCGCCAGCTGCGAGTGCAGGACCggcagctgcaggtgctcaggaaGCTGAAGCCATGCAAAGGGCTGGAGTGGATCGAACAGCTGCACTTCACCCCTGGTGGGAACCTGCTGGTGCTGGGCTTCCATGCAAGCCACTTTGTGCTGTGGAGCTCCCAGACCAACGAGAAGCTGCACTGTGTGCCATGTGGCGGGGGTCACCGCTCGTGGAGTTACGGCCGCTGGCTTGCTTCCGAGGTCTTTGCTTACATCAAGTCTGGGGACGTCTTCGTCTACCAGAGCCGGGGCGGGCCCAGCAGGCAGCACCTGCTGAGGGAGCCTCTGCATGGGCGGGAGTTGACATGCGTGCGGCATGTGGGCACAATAAGGACCCGCGGGTGCTGCCCGGTGGATATCCTTGTGACCAGCAGTGAGGACATGACTGCCAATGTGATTGCCGTCAGCGAATCATCCTATTCATTGGCTCCACTCGCAGCCATCAGCGACCACATCTCGAGCGTGAGAGCTCTGGCCGTGGCCAGTGGCAGTTGGCAGGAGGAGACAGCCACCTGGTctgctctcctgttctctgcagggggcagggctgagatAGAGTGCTACAGGCTCCTGCTCAGCTGTGACCACGATGCCAGGAGTGGCGTGGCCTGCCAGGTCGTCCACGTGGCCTCCCACCAGCTGGACGAGCACTGGGATCGCATGAGGAACAAGCACCGAGTCATCAAGATGGACCCGGAAACCAG GTACATGTCCATTGCAGTTGTGGCTGGTACTGATGAGTCCTGCCTATTCTTGGCTGTCGCTTGCAGTGATGGATCTGTCCG GATCTTCCTGATGCTGGAGCCTGCTCAGAAGCTGCTGCTTGTAGCCGAGTCTTTTCACCACCAGCGCTGCGTCCTGAAAGTGGAGACGTTTACGCACAGGGTAGCGGGAGACAGGAG